The following proteins come from a genomic window of Anopheles ziemanni chromosome 3, idAnoZiCoDA_A2_x.2, whole genome shotgun sequence:
- the LOC131288081 gene encoding uncharacterized protein LOC131288081, whose product MLTSRALLVGRLLQRTVAGHSKINSNAVRAQFVRHGHDWSYRVNGPKPELASRLGAQIAGGFMWWWVLWHLFHEYEHITGEFDYPDPSSWTNAELGIPTEDE is encoded by the exons ATGCTGACTTCCCGTGCCCTTCTGGTCGGCCGGTTGCTGCAGCGTACAGTGGCCGGGCATAGCAAAATCAACTCGAACGCCGTCCGAGCTCAGTTCGTCCGCCATGGACACGA CTGGTCGTATCGCGTGAATGGACCAAAGCCCGAGTTGGCCTCGAGACTCGGTGCCCAGATTGCTGGCGGTTTCATGTGGTGGTGGGTCCTATGGCACCTGTTCCACGAGTACGAGCATATTACG GGCGAATTTGACTATCCCGACCCGTCCAGTTGGACCAACGCCGAGCTAGGAATCCCGACAGAAGATGAGTAA
- the LOC131288476 gene encoding uncharacterized protein LOC131288476, translating to MKFLWFVTFLLALVGMIAGDAGCPTGFKSQNNKCVSSRPVHGDCPKGSTYSAKLNLCVHN from the coding sequence ATGAAATTCCTGTGGTTCGTCACTTTCCTGCTCGCACTCGTTGGCATGATCGCCGGAGATGCCGGTTGCCCGACCGGATTCAAATCGCAGAACAACAAGTGCGTCTCCTCGCGCCCAGTGCATGGCGATTGCCCGAAGGGCTCGACCTACAGCGCCAAGCTGAATCTGTGCGTTCACAACTAG